The following proteins are co-located in the Acanthochromis polyacanthus isolate Apoly-LR-REF ecotype Palm Island chromosome 7, KAUST_Apoly_ChrSc, whole genome shotgun sequence genome:
- the lnpep gene encoding leucyl-cystinyl aminopeptidase isoform X3: MIENSMFEEEPDVVDLAKDSTAFPTFPALDPDEVAYEPRSSRLLVRGLGENDMDEDEEDCESSARLLGMSFMNRSSAHRSSSSPYARQAPPRSCSRPSARTMVVCVLFLVIVASMTMVLYFLPGCTFTKAGCRKPNKTTPIQPVYPNSTNGELFPWAELRLPYSIHPISYDLTLNPDLDDTTFTGQTVINMTVLHNTNRIVLHGANLNITKATFKLDDGEAKEVTVLEYKPRQQLAVKFSEDLKAGQYCVLTLDYSANLSHTYDGFYNSSYTDKDGNKRVLAATQFEPLYARKAFPCFDEPSFKATFLIKINRKQGYMTLSNMPKAKSTPLPNGLVQDEFEKTSVKMSTYLVAFIVSNFTPISRNISNTLVSVYSVPEKKEHTDYALDTASKLLEFYNSFFEIEYPLKKLDLVAIPDFLAGAMENWGLITFRETTLLVGKESSQLEKQVVASVIAHELAHQWFGNLVTMRWWNDLWLNEGFATYMQYMSLQTVLPQLDTGNLFLSVRFRAMDKDALNSSHAVSTEVNTSEQVEEMFDSVSYEKGASILLMLNTSLPGDQQFRKGIIEYLKQFSGANTDTNDLWNSLTEVEVSTHHQNVSEMMNSWTSQKGFPLVTVSRNGDEVNFTQEHFLLTSENATHSSSLWNIPVTYVNDSCSLAPECRQVFNLKTKSGTLKIPESVKWLKLNYRNTGFYIVHYGNEGWTALIDALSKNVSVLTHEDRASLVHNIFALSRFGRVSFQQVLNLLNYIPGETESAPVTEALLQLNRIYRLLDKRQESGLVARMKSYILSHFGSLMKSQTWGEEKSVSKQELRSALLGMACSLKEENCTQQAKLLFKQYVDSNGTSRIPGDLQHVVFSVAAQSDEGWTTLLNMHAHATYDAEKRKMLQALASTEDTRRLVWVLKTSLKGDIIQTQELPLVISTVCNGFAGYLFAWDFIQENWDRLIEKFPVGSFAIQTIIKSATSQFSTQAHLNQVQAFFSSLKERGSQMRSVQEALETIRLNQRWMEENLPTLRKGLYHGH; encoded by the exons ATGATTGAGAACAGCATGTTTGAAGAAGAGCCTGATGTGGTAGATTTGGCCAAAGACTCCACTGCCTTTCCG ACGTTTCCTGCTCTTGACCCAGATGAGGTGGCATATGAGCCTCGTAGCTCACGGTTGCTTGTGCGAGGCCTGGGAGAAAATGACATGGACGAGGATGAGGAGGACTGTGAGTCTTCAGCTCGTCTCCTGGGCATGTCCTTCATGAATCGTAGCTCTGCGCACAGATCCAGTTCTTCCCCTTATGCCAGACAAGCTCCACCGAG GTCATGTTCACGACCCTCAGCCCGTACCATGGTTGTATGTGTGTTATTTCTGGTGATAGTAGCCTCTATGACCATGGTACTGTACTTCTTACCTGGCTGCACCTTTACCAAG GCGGGTTGTCGAAAGCCAAACAAAACCACTCCAATTCAGCCAGTTTACCCTAACTCCACAAATGGTGAACTGTTTCCATGGGCAGAGCTCCGACTACCTTACAGCATACACCCTATCAGCTACGACCTCACTCTGAACCCCGACCTCGATGACACGACCTTCACCGGCCAAACTGTTATCAACATGACTGTGCTTCACAACACAAACCGCATCGTCCTGCACGGTGCCAACCTTAACATTACCAAAGCTACCTTCAAG CTGGATGATGGCGAGGCCAAGGAAGTGACAGTACTGGAGTACAAACCCAGACAGCAGCTAGCCGTGAAGTTCTCTGAGGATCTGAAGGCAGGCCAATACTGTGTTCTAACTCTGGATTACTCTGCAAACCTCTCACACACCTATGATGGTTTCTACAACAGCTCATACACTGATAAAGATGGAAACAAAAG GGTTCTAGCAGCGACACAGTTTGAGCCACTGTATGCCAGGAAGGCCTTCCCTTGTTTTGATGAGCCATCTTTCAAGGCCACTTTCCTGATTAAAATCAACAGAAAGCAAGGCTACATGACTCTTTCCAACATGCCTAAG GCTAAGTCGACACCACTTCCCAATGGCCTTGTGCAAGATGAGTTTGAAAAGACCAGCGTCAAAATGAGCACCTATCTAGTTGCCTTCATCGTTTCTAACTTCACCCCGATTAGCAGAAATATTTCAAACACCCTG GTGTCTGTCTACTCTGTGCCAGAGAAAAAGGAGCACACTGACTATGCTCTGGACACAGCTTCCAAACTGCTGGAGTTTTACAATAGCTTCTTTGAAATTGAATACCCCCTCAAAAAACTAg ACTTAGTAGCCATCCCAGACTTCCTGGCAGGAGCCATGGAGAACTGGGGTCTCATCACTTTTCGGGAAACGACCCTGCTGGTGGGCAAAGAGTCCTCTCAACTGGAAAAACAAGTAGTCGCCTCTGTCATAGCACATGAGCTCGCTCACCAG tggTTTGGAAACCTGGTAACTATGAGGTGGTGGAATGACCTGTGGCTCAATGAGGGCTTTGCCACTTACATGCAGTATATGTCACTGCAGACAGTGTTGCCACAGCTGGACACT gGTAATTTGTTCTTGTCAGTGCGGTTTAGAGCCATGGACAAAGATGCACTTAACTCGTCCCACGCTGTGTCGACAGAGGTTAATACCTCGGAACAAGTGGAAGAGATGTTTGATTCTGTGTCCTACGAAAAG GGTGCATCTATTCTTCTGATGCTGAACACTTCCTTGCCTGGAGACCAGCAGTTCAGAAAGGGCATCATTGAATACCTAAAGCAGTTCAGTGGGGCGAATACAGACACTAATGACCTCTGGAACAGCCTCACAGag GTTGAGGTTTCCACACATCACCAGAATGTTTCAGAGATGATGAACTCATGGACGTCACAGAAAGGTTTCCCACTGGTCACTGTGAGCCGCAACGGAGATGAAGTGAACTTCACGCAAGAGCACTTCCTGCTCACATCTGAGAATGCCACGCATAGTTCCAG CTTGTGGAATATTCCAGTGACATACGTAAACGACAGCTGTAGTTTGGCCCCTGAGTGCAGACAGGTATTCAATTTGAAGACCAAGTCAG GCACGCTTAAGATTCCAGAAAGTGTAAAGTGGCTCAAGCTGAACTACAGAAACACAGGCTTCTACATTGTCCACTATGGAAATGAGGGCTGGACAGCTCTTATAGATgctttgtccaaaaatgtcagtgttctTACCCATGAGGACCGTGCATCGCTTGTGCATAACATCTTTGCTCTCTCCAG ATTTGGACGCGTTTCCTTCCAACAAGTCCTCAACCTGTTGAATTATATTCCCGGTGAAACGGAGTCTGCTCCTGTGACAGAGGCCTTATTACAGCTCAACAGGATTTATAGGCTGCTCGACAAAAGACAGGAGTCTGGTCTTGTGGCCCGCATGAAG AGCTATATTCTGAGCCATTTTGGCTCTCTGATGAAGAGTCAAACATGGGGAGAGGAGAAGAGTGTCTCTAAACAGGAGCTGCGTTCGGCCCTCCTGGGGATGGCCTGcagtctgaaagaagaaaattgCACACAGCAAGCAAAACTCCTCTTCAAACAGTATGTTGACTCCAATGGGACCTCTAG GATTCCAGGTGATCTGCAGCATGTTGTCTTCTCAGTGGCAGCTCAGTCAGATGAAGGCTGGACGACTTTGCTGAACATGCATGCACATGCTACCTATGATGCGGAGAAGCGAAAAATGCTGCAGGCCCTAGCATCGACTGAGGACACAAGACGTTTAGTGTG GGTTCTGAAGACAAGTCTGAAGGGGGATATCATCCAGACGCAGGAGTTGCCTCTGGTCATCAGCACTGTGTGTAATGGATTTGCTGGCTATCTGTTTGCCTGGGATTTTATACAAGAGAACTGGGACCGCCTCATAGAGAA GTTTCCTGTGGGCTCCTTTGCTATCCAGACAATCATCAAATCTGCTACCTCCCAGTTCTCTACACAGGCACACCTTAATCaa GTGCAGGCTTTCTTCTCCAGTCTGAAGGAGCGTGGCTCTCAGATGAGGAGCGTGCAGGAAGCTTTGGAAACCATCAGACTGAACCAGCGCTGGATGGAGGAGAACCTGCCGACACTCCGAAAAGGGCTGTATCATGGGCACTAA
- the lnpep gene encoding leucyl-cystinyl aminopeptidase isoform X2, translating to MDLFDSNSTEHANLPRNMIENSMFEEEPDVVDLAKDSTAFPTFPALDPDEVAYEPRSSRLLVRGLGENDMDEDEEDCESSARLLGMSFMNRSSAHRSSSSPYARQAPPRSCSRPSARTMVVCVLFLVIVASMTMVLYFLPGCTFTKAGCRKPNKTTPIQPVYPNSTNGELFPWAELRLPYSIHPISYDLTLNPDLDDTTFTGQTVINMTVLHNTNRIVLHGANLNITKATFKLDDGEAKEVTVLEYKPRQQLAVKFSEDLKAGQYCVLTLDYSANLSHTYDGFYNSSYTDKDGNKRVLAATQFEPLYARKAFPCFDEPSFKATFLIKINRKQGYMTLSNMPKAKSTPLPNGLVQDEFEKTSVKMSTYLVAFIVSNFTPISRNISNTLVSVYSVPEKKEHTDYALDTASKLLEFYNSFFEIEYPLKKLDLVAIPDFLAGAMENWGLITFRETTLLVGKESSQLEKQVVASVIAHELAHQWFGNLVTMRWWNDLWLNEGFATYMQYMSLQTVLPQLDTGNLFLSVRFRAMDKDALNSSHAVSTEVNTSEQVEEMFDSVSYEKGASILLMLNTSLPGDQQFRKGIIEYLKQFSGANTDTNDLWNSLTEVEVSTHHQNVSEMMNSWTSQKGFPLVTVSRNGDEVNFTQEHFLLTSENATHSSSLWNIPVTYVNDSCSLAPECRQVFNLKTKSGTLKIPESVKWLKLNYRNTGFYIVHYGNEGWTALIDALSKNVSVLTHEDRASLVHNIFALSRFGRVSFQQVLNLLNYIPGETESAPVTEALLQLNRIYRLLDKRQESGLVARMKSYILSHFGSLMKSQTWGEEKSVSKQELRSALLGMACSLKEENCTQQAKLLFKQYVDSNGTSRIPGDLQHVVFSVAAQSDEGWTTLLNMHAHATYDAEKRKMLQALASTEDTRRLVWVLKTSLKGDIIQTQELPLVISTVCNGFAGYLFAWDFIQENWDRLIEKFPVGSFAIQTIIKSATSQFSTQAHLNQVQAFFSSLKERGSQMRSVQEALETIRLNQRWMEENLPTLRKGLYHGH from the exons ATGGATCTGTTTGACAGTAACAGCACAG AGCACGCCAACCTGCCAAGGAACATGATTGAGAACAGCATGTTTGAAGAAGAGCCTGATGTGGTAGATTTGGCCAAAGACTCCACTGCCTTTCCG ACGTTTCCTGCTCTTGACCCAGATGAGGTGGCATATGAGCCTCGTAGCTCACGGTTGCTTGTGCGAGGCCTGGGAGAAAATGACATGGACGAGGATGAGGAGGACTGTGAGTCTTCAGCTCGTCTCCTGGGCATGTCCTTCATGAATCGTAGCTCTGCGCACAGATCCAGTTCTTCCCCTTATGCCAGACAAGCTCCACCGAG GTCATGTTCACGACCCTCAGCCCGTACCATGGTTGTATGTGTGTTATTTCTGGTGATAGTAGCCTCTATGACCATGGTACTGTACTTCTTACCTGGCTGCACCTTTACCAAG GCGGGTTGTCGAAAGCCAAACAAAACCACTCCAATTCAGCCAGTTTACCCTAACTCCACAAATGGTGAACTGTTTCCATGGGCAGAGCTCCGACTACCTTACAGCATACACCCTATCAGCTACGACCTCACTCTGAACCCCGACCTCGATGACACGACCTTCACCGGCCAAACTGTTATCAACATGACTGTGCTTCACAACACAAACCGCATCGTCCTGCACGGTGCCAACCTTAACATTACCAAAGCTACCTTCAAG CTGGATGATGGCGAGGCCAAGGAAGTGACAGTACTGGAGTACAAACCCAGACAGCAGCTAGCCGTGAAGTTCTCTGAGGATCTGAAGGCAGGCCAATACTGTGTTCTAACTCTGGATTACTCTGCAAACCTCTCACACACCTATGATGGTTTCTACAACAGCTCATACACTGATAAAGATGGAAACAAAAG GGTTCTAGCAGCGACACAGTTTGAGCCACTGTATGCCAGGAAGGCCTTCCCTTGTTTTGATGAGCCATCTTTCAAGGCCACTTTCCTGATTAAAATCAACAGAAAGCAAGGCTACATGACTCTTTCCAACATGCCTAAG GCTAAGTCGACACCACTTCCCAATGGCCTTGTGCAAGATGAGTTTGAAAAGACCAGCGTCAAAATGAGCACCTATCTAGTTGCCTTCATCGTTTCTAACTTCACCCCGATTAGCAGAAATATTTCAAACACCCTG GTGTCTGTCTACTCTGTGCCAGAGAAAAAGGAGCACACTGACTATGCTCTGGACACAGCTTCCAAACTGCTGGAGTTTTACAATAGCTTCTTTGAAATTGAATACCCCCTCAAAAAACTAg ACTTAGTAGCCATCCCAGACTTCCTGGCAGGAGCCATGGAGAACTGGGGTCTCATCACTTTTCGGGAAACGACCCTGCTGGTGGGCAAAGAGTCCTCTCAACTGGAAAAACAAGTAGTCGCCTCTGTCATAGCACATGAGCTCGCTCACCAG tggTTTGGAAACCTGGTAACTATGAGGTGGTGGAATGACCTGTGGCTCAATGAGGGCTTTGCCACTTACATGCAGTATATGTCACTGCAGACAGTGTTGCCACAGCTGGACACT gGTAATTTGTTCTTGTCAGTGCGGTTTAGAGCCATGGACAAAGATGCACTTAACTCGTCCCACGCTGTGTCGACAGAGGTTAATACCTCGGAACAAGTGGAAGAGATGTTTGATTCTGTGTCCTACGAAAAG GGTGCATCTATTCTTCTGATGCTGAACACTTCCTTGCCTGGAGACCAGCAGTTCAGAAAGGGCATCATTGAATACCTAAAGCAGTTCAGTGGGGCGAATACAGACACTAATGACCTCTGGAACAGCCTCACAGag GTTGAGGTTTCCACACATCACCAGAATGTTTCAGAGATGATGAACTCATGGACGTCACAGAAAGGTTTCCCACTGGTCACTGTGAGCCGCAACGGAGATGAAGTGAACTTCACGCAAGAGCACTTCCTGCTCACATCTGAGAATGCCACGCATAGTTCCAG CTTGTGGAATATTCCAGTGACATACGTAAACGACAGCTGTAGTTTGGCCCCTGAGTGCAGACAGGTATTCAATTTGAAGACCAAGTCAG GCACGCTTAAGATTCCAGAAAGTGTAAAGTGGCTCAAGCTGAACTACAGAAACACAGGCTTCTACATTGTCCACTATGGAAATGAGGGCTGGACAGCTCTTATAGATgctttgtccaaaaatgtcagtgttctTACCCATGAGGACCGTGCATCGCTTGTGCATAACATCTTTGCTCTCTCCAG ATTTGGACGCGTTTCCTTCCAACAAGTCCTCAACCTGTTGAATTATATTCCCGGTGAAACGGAGTCTGCTCCTGTGACAGAGGCCTTATTACAGCTCAACAGGATTTATAGGCTGCTCGACAAAAGACAGGAGTCTGGTCTTGTGGCCCGCATGAAG AGCTATATTCTGAGCCATTTTGGCTCTCTGATGAAGAGTCAAACATGGGGAGAGGAGAAGAGTGTCTCTAAACAGGAGCTGCGTTCGGCCCTCCTGGGGATGGCCTGcagtctgaaagaagaaaattgCACACAGCAAGCAAAACTCCTCTTCAAACAGTATGTTGACTCCAATGGGACCTCTAG GATTCCAGGTGATCTGCAGCATGTTGTCTTCTCAGTGGCAGCTCAGTCAGATGAAGGCTGGACGACTTTGCTGAACATGCATGCACATGCTACCTATGATGCGGAGAAGCGAAAAATGCTGCAGGCCCTAGCATCGACTGAGGACACAAGACGTTTAGTGTG GGTTCTGAAGACAAGTCTGAAGGGGGATATCATCCAGACGCAGGAGTTGCCTCTGGTCATCAGCACTGTGTGTAATGGATTTGCTGGCTATCTGTTTGCCTGGGATTTTATACAAGAGAACTGGGACCGCCTCATAGAGAA GTTTCCTGTGGGCTCCTTTGCTATCCAGACAATCATCAAATCTGCTACCTCCCAGTTCTCTACACAGGCACACCTTAATCaa GTGCAGGCTTTCTTCTCCAGTCTGAAGGAGCGTGGCTCTCAGATGAGGAGCGTGCAGGAAGCTTTGGAAACCATCAGACTGAACCAGCGCTGGATGGAGGAGAACCTGCCGACACTCCGAAAAGGGCTGTATCATGGGCACTAA
- the lnpep gene encoding leucyl-cystinyl aminopeptidase isoform X1, translating into MCDNHFYSGTSLLSRFLPFLRIFCLISLPLCVAEHANLPRNMIENSMFEEEPDVVDLAKDSTAFPTFPALDPDEVAYEPRSSRLLVRGLGENDMDEDEEDCESSARLLGMSFMNRSSAHRSSSSPYARQAPPRSCSRPSARTMVVCVLFLVIVASMTMVLYFLPGCTFTKAGCRKPNKTTPIQPVYPNSTNGELFPWAELRLPYSIHPISYDLTLNPDLDDTTFTGQTVINMTVLHNTNRIVLHGANLNITKATFKLDDGEAKEVTVLEYKPRQQLAVKFSEDLKAGQYCVLTLDYSANLSHTYDGFYNSSYTDKDGNKRVLAATQFEPLYARKAFPCFDEPSFKATFLIKINRKQGYMTLSNMPKAKSTPLPNGLVQDEFEKTSVKMSTYLVAFIVSNFTPISRNISNTLVSVYSVPEKKEHTDYALDTASKLLEFYNSFFEIEYPLKKLDLVAIPDFLAGAMENWGLITFRETTLLVGKESSQLEKQVVASVIAHELAHQWFGNLVTMRWWNDLWLNEGFATYMQYMSLQTVLPQLDTGNLFLSVRFRAMDKDALNSSHAVSTEVNTSEQVEEMFDSVSYEKGASILLMLNTSLPGDQQFRKGIIEYLKQFSGANTDTNDLWNSLTEVEVSTHHQNVSEMMNSWTSQKGFPLVTVSRNGDEVNFTQEHFLLTSENATHSSSLWNIPVTYVNDSCSLAPECRQVFNLKTKSGTLKIPESVKWLKLNYRNTGFYIVHYGNEGWTALIDALSKNVSVLTHEDRASLVHNIFALSRFGRVSFQQVLNLLNYIPGETESAPVTEALLQLNRIYRLLDKRQESGLVARMKSYILSHFGSLMKSQTWGEEKSVSKQELRSALLGMACSLKEENCTQQAKLLFKQYVDSNGTSRIPGDLQHVVFSVAAQSDEGWTTLLNMHAHATYDAEKRKMLQALASTEDTRRLVWVLKTSLKGDIIQTQELPLVISTVCNGFAGYLFAWDFIQENWDRLIEKFPVGSFAIQTIIKSATSQFSTQAHLNQVQAFFSSLKERGSQMRSVQEALETIRLNQRWMEENLPTLRKGLYHGH; encoded by the exons ATGTGTGACAATCATTTCTACTCTGGTACGTCTCTCCTGTCACGCTTTCTTCCCTTTTTGAGAATCTTCTGTCTGATTTCTCTTCCTCTATGTGTTGCAGAGCACGCCAACCTGCCAAGGAACATGATTGAGAACAGCATGTTTGAAGAAGAGCCTGATGTGGTAGATTTGGCCAAAGACTCCACTGCCTTTCCG ACGTTTCCTGCTCTTGACCCAGATGAGGTGGCATATGAGCCTCGTAGCTCACGGTTGCTTGTGCGAGGCCTGGGAGAAAATGACATGGACGAGGATGAGGAGGACTGTGAGTCTTCAGCTCGTCTCCTGGGCATGTCCTTCATGAATCGTAGCTCTGCGCACAGATCCAGTTCTTCCCCTTATGCCAGACAAGCTCCACCGAG GTCATGTTCACGACCCTCAGCCCGTACCATGGTTGTATGTGTGTTATTTCTGGTGATAGTAGCCTCTATGACCATGGTACTGTACTTCTTACCTGGCTGCACCTTTACCAAG GCGGGTTGTCGAAAGCCAAACAAAACCACTCCAATTCAGCCAGTTTACCCTAACTCCACAAATGGTGAACTGTTTCCATGGGCAGAGCTCCGACTACCTTACAGCATACACCCTATCAGCTACGACCTCACTCTGAACCCCGACCTCGATGACACGACCTTCACCGGCCAAACTGTTATCAACATGACTGTGCTTCACAACACAAACCGCATCGTCCTGCACGGTGCCAACCTTAACATTACCAAAGCTACCTTCAAG CTGGATGATGGCGAGGCCAAGGAAGTGACAGTACTGGAGTACAAACCCAGACAGCAGCTAGCCGTGAAGTTCTCTGAGGATCTGAAGGCAGGCCAATACTGTGTTCTAACTCTGGATTACTCTGCAAACCTCTCACACACCTATGATGGTTTCTACAACAGCTCATACACTGATAAAGATGGAAACAAAAG GGTTCTAGCAGCGACACAGTTTGAGCCACTGTATGCCAGGAAGGCCTTCCCTTGTTTTGATGAGCCATCTTTCAAGGCCACTTTCCTGATTAAAATCAACAGAAAGCAAGGCTACATGACTCTTTCCAACATGCCTAAG GCTAAGTCGACACCACTTCCCAATGGCCTTGTGCAAGATGAGTTTGAAAAGACCAGCGTCAAAATGAGCACCTATCTAGTTGCCTTCATCGTTTCTAACTTCACCCCGATTAGCAGAAATATTTCAAACACCCTG GTGTCTGTCTACTCTGTGCCAGAGAAAAAGGAGCACACTGACTATGCTCTGGACACAGCTTCCAAACTGCTGGAGTTTTACAATAGCTTCTTTGAAATTGAATACCCCCTCAAAAAACTAg ACTTAGTAGCCATCCCAGACTTCCTGGCAGGAGCCATGGAGAACTGGGGTCTCATCACTTTTCGGGAAACGACCCTGCTGGTGGGCAAAGAGTCCTCTCAACTGGAAAAACAAGTAGTCGCCTCTGTCATAGCACATGAGCTCGCTCACCAG tggTTTGGAAACCTGGTAACTATGAGGTGGTGGAATGACCTGTGGCTCAATGAGGGCTTTGCCACTTACATGCAGTATATGTCACTGCAGACAGTGTTGCCACAGCTGGACACT gGTAATTTGTTCTTGTCAGTGCGGTTTAGAGCCATGGACAAAGATGCACTTAACTCGTCCCACGCTGTGTCGACAGAGGTTAATACCTCGGAACAAGTGGAAGAGATGTTTGATTCTGTGTCCTACGAAAAG GGTGCATCTATTCTTCTGATGCTGAACACTTCCTTGCCTGGAGACCAGCAGTTCAGAAAGGGCATCATTGAATACCTAAAGCAGTTCAGTGGGGCGAATACAGACACTAATGACCTCTGGAACAGCCTCACAGag GTTGAGGTTTCCACACATCACCAGAATGTTTCAGAGATGATGAACTCATGGACGTCACAGAAAGGTTTCCCACTGGTCACTGTGAGCCGCAACGGAGATGAAGTGAACTTCACGCAAGAGCACTTCCTGCTCACATCTGAGAATGCCACGCATAGTTCCAG CTTGTGGAATATTCCAGTGACATACGTAAACGACAGCTGTAGTTTGGCCCCTGAGTGCAGACAGGTATTCAATTTGAAGACCAAGTCAG GCACGCTTAAGATTCCAGAAAGTGTAAAGTGGCTCAAGCTGAACTACAGAAACACAGGCTTCTACATTGTCCACTATGGAAATGAGGGCTGGACAGCTCTTATAGATgctttgtccaaaaatgtcagtgttctTACCCATGAGGACCGTGCATCGCTTGTGCATAACATCTTTGCTCTCTCCAG ATTTGGACGCGTTTCCTTCCAACAAGTCCTCAACCTGTTGAATTATATTCCCGGTGAAACGGAGTCTGCTCCTGTGACAGAGGCCTTATTACAGCTCAACAGGATTTATAGGCTGCTCGACAAAAGACAGGAGTCTGGTCTTGTGGCCCGCATGAAG AGCTATATTCTGAGCCATTTTGGCTCTCTGATGAAGAGTCAAACATGGGGAGAGGAGAAGAGTGTCTCTAAACAGGAGCTGCGTTCGGCCCTCCTGGGGATGGCCTGcagtctgaaagaagaaaattgCACACAGCAAGCAAAACTCCTCTTCAAACAGTATGTTGACTCCAATGGGACCTCTAG GATTCCAGGTGATCTGCAGCATGTTGTCTTCTCAGTGGCAGCTCAGTCAGATGAAGGCTGGACGACTTTGCTGAACATGCATGCACATGCTACCTATGATGCGGAGAAGCGAAAAATGCTGCAGGCCCTAGCATCGACTGAGGACACAAGACGTTTAGTGTG GGTTCTGAAGACAAGTCTGAAGGGGGATATCATCCAGACGCAGGAGTTGCCTCTGGTCATCAGCACTGTGTGTAATGGATTTGCTGGCTATCTGTTTGCCTGGGATTTTATACAAGAGAACTGGGACCGCCTCATAGAGAA GTTTCCTGTGGGCTCCTTTGCTATCCAGACAATCATCAAATCTGCTACCTCCCAGTTCTCTACACAGGCACACCTTAATCaa GTGCAGGCTTTCTTCTCCAGTCTGAAGGAGCGTGGCTCTCAGATGAGGAGCGTGCAGGAAGCTTTGGAAACCATCAGACTGAACCAGCGCTGGATGGAGGAGAACCTGCCGACACTCCGAAAAGGGCTGTATCATGGGCACTAA